The window ATAACGACTATAAGCCGTAAAATTACTAGTAGGGCTGATGGGATAATAAGGGGGATCAAAATAAACAAAGTCATCACAGCTATTCGCAGAATCAAGGATGTACTCAAAATTATTCACATTAATCTGAGCCTTCTGAAGTGCAAAACAGGCTGATCTTAGTAAAGATGGGTTGCAAATTTTAGGATTTTTATATTTGCCAACGGGAACATTAAATTGACCTTGAGAGTTCTCTCGATATAAACCATTAAAGCAAGTTTTGTTGAGATAGATAAGACGTGCAGCTTTCTCCAGATGAGTGATGCCTTTACATTGACGTATATCATAATAATATTCTTTACAATGTTTACTTTGATGTTCTTCTAAAAGTACAATTAGCTCCTCAACATTGTCTCTAACACACCGATAAACATTAACAAGCTCTGCGTTAATATCTGTTAAAATAGCTGATGGTGGATTAAGATGAAAAAAGACAGCACCACCTCCGAGAAAAGGTTCATAGTAAGTCTTAAAGGCTTTAGGAAAATAATGTATATATTGCTGAATAAGCTGGCTCTTACCACCCGCCCACTTTAGGAACGGTCGAGGCACAACAGTTGGCTGAACAATCGTATGCATTGATCTTAAAAACTAGTGATGAGTGAGTACAATTTTATTTTCTATATTTTTATGATCGGTGTCTGCCGTAGTTAGAAAAAAATGATCAGGGCAAAATTTGAGTCTAATCAATAAAAATGCACATCTTGGCAAATCTTAATCATTCAAATTTATATCTCTTTGTTTTAGTGACGTTCGTCTATTTTATCATTAGTATTTTAAATTATAGATTATTTAAAAACAAATTATCTCTTCCTAATAGCAAAATTAGCTTGATTGCGGCTTGTCTCTTAATCGTTAATTACATTGTTTTATTAGTTCTCTACGCTACACACAATAATTTTTTTGACCATGCAGAAGCGAACATAGCTACGGTTTCCTGGCTCTTTCAAAGAGGCAAGCCTATTTATCATGAATTAGAATCTGCTGAGCGCTACAGTATTCCCTATGGCCCAATGCTGTATGTTATTAATGGATTTTTCTTGAATCTACTAAAGCCCAGTCTATTTTCTGCAAAAATTGGTGGCATATTAGCGGGTGGTCTAAGTCTATTATTGCTATTCTATGCGTTAAAAAAAATAGTAGGTCTTCAAATCGCAATTTTTTGTTCAGGTTATATAAGTTTAATTTTTATTTCAATTTATTCTTATTTTGCCGCAGCTACTTTTTGGAACAGAAGCGATTCTTTCCTAATTATGTTCGTAGCGCTAGGGTTGCTAACGGCAGTTAGAACAACTTCATGGCTGGCAATCTTAGGATCTGCCTTATCGATAGGTATTAGTGTAAACTTAAAAATTCATGGCATCCTTTATTTTTTACCGATTTATATTTTATTTTATTTTCGCCATGGAATTTACTCTGTTTTATTTTCAATTTTGGGTTCTCTAATTCTGGTAATTATACCTTTTATTGGTTTTCCCCAAGTATCTCTGACAAACTACATCATTTGGCTAAATGAGTTTGGGGAACAGGGGTTGTCGCTTAACCTATTAAAGGGAAATATAATTTGGTCACTCTACTTATTGGCTCCTCTACTATTTTTATTTATTTATTTTAAATTTATTAATAATAATGAATTTAATGTTTTTCTAAAAAATAATAAATATTTTATTTTTTCCATTTTGGTCAGCCTTCTTGGTGTAGCGATCCTAGGTTCCAAACAGGGTGCAGGAATGAACCATTTACTTCCTTTGATACCCCCATGGGCTTATTTGTTTGCATTGACCTTATCTCAAGCAATTGCCGTGGAAAGAAAACGTTCCTTCAAGGACATTAATAAGTATTCCTATTGCCTTTACATAAGTCTAATTGGCGCTTTGTTAACAGTTACTCTAATAAGAGCATCAGTCAATGAAATCAGATTTATTGATTTATCAAGCAAATACCACGATGAACCCGTTCAGGAAATTAATGAAATCCTTCAATCTTATTCAGGCATTACTATTGGAATGGGCTATGGGGGCGATTATGATTTAACCTATTATCGACCGATTTTAACATATCACGGGAATCCTTACTTCATTGATGCCGTTTCTATGATGGATTCGGAATTTTTAAGGAAAGGAATACCAACTGAAACATTGAAGGCTCTAAGTTCATGTAAAATAGATTTATGGTTAATTCCTAAAGGCGGATTGCCCTTTAATTTGTATAATTACTTTAATCAACGGCAAGTCTTTAGTGAAGAATTCAAGTCTACTTTCTTGCTAAACTATGAATTAAGACATCACACTAAACATTACAATTTATGGTTTTGCAAAAAATAAATGATAAAATATCACGACTAGAAAATAATTAATCAAAGACTGTAGCTGTAAAAAAGACAACAACAAGTACGGCGATGATAGCAAACCACTAAATTAACTTGATGGCTTGTCGATCTCGCTCACAAGTGCTAACAGTAAAAAGTAACCTTGTAAACTTTTTTAGGAAAATGAAAGATTTTTGGGAAAATGTCTCTCGCTACCCCCGCTTCTTTATCACCATCAGCTTGGGGATCTTCTATTTCTTATTTGAGCGACTGAAGCCTCTATTTGAGCGCCCTCTCACAGCGATCGCCTTGACAGGGGTTCTGGTCGCCGGCTTTTTCTTCATTGCTTTCACCCTCCGAGCTATGCTAGGTTTGAATCCTATTTAAACGGGGGAGTTCACATTAATCGTTAATCGAGATTGAGGGAAAAGTAGAAACAACGTAATCTCCCTGGGGACTGACGTAACAAAAATTCAATGCCTGTCAATATTATTGTTAGTGAACTACTATAGCTCGTTGGAAGCGACTGTCTGTAGTGTAACAAAGGGGGCGTTATGCCTACAAGTCGCCGTGTTTCTCGCGTTGCCTCGCTGATTCAGCAAGAAGTCAGCCAAATGGTACTCCACGAAATCAAAGATGACCGAGTGGGGGCTGGTATGGTTAGCGTTACCGATGTAGACGTATCTGGCGACCTCCAGCACGCAAAAATCTATGTGTCCATCTATGGCACTGATGAAGCAAGAGCAGAAACCATGGCTGGGCTAAAGTCCGCCACAGGTTATGTCCGTCGTGCATTGGGTCAACGGATTCGCCTACGCCGAACACCAGAGGTGATCTTTATCGAAGACCGAGGGTTAGAAAGAGGCGATCGCATGTTGACACTTCTCGATCAGCTCAGTGAAGAGCGTCAGAGCAAGGAGCTGGAAGACGATATCCCTGAGGCCGAAGATTGAAATATGCACTGAAACCTCTGCCGGCTCTCAACCGTTTTGCTCTCGAACAACAGGTTGCATAGATGATTGTAGTGCGGTTGTCTAGCGACCTGTTCCAATGTCTAGCGTCGGAACCCTCACAGGGGACGTTTGACGATAGGCCAGAGGTTTTTGGTCTTTGGGGCGTTATAGTACTCGCAGAGATTACCATTCGTCTCAACTATATGACGAACTTCAATTCCAAGACCGTCATACCTCTTGTTCCTCTTTGCTACAATTGTGGATTCTGAGCAACTCGTTTTGATGGAATACTTGACGATCACCTGTTCCGGAAGAATGGCTTAATGAATCTTTATGCAACGATACTTTACACCTTCTCATAATCTATGGCAGCTCTTATTTTGAGAGTTTCTGATACCTGAGTGGCTACACCTATACGTTTCCTTAGGAAAAAATGCCCCAAACTCAAGTGATCCCGGCTTCAAGGGTGGTTTCATCAGGACTCTCCAAATTAATCCACTGACCTATTTAGTTTAAGTTTTGTTTAAGTCTTAAATGAGGTTTTTACTCTCTTCGCGGGAAGATACGCCCACTCAATTTGTTGTAACGCTTGCTGCGTATGGGTTTCATCCTTGAGAGAGGAAAAATCGGCTTTTGACATTTTCTTAACCTTTTGCGATTTTTATTCAAAAAGAGAATTCATTCGTAACTTTCTATACGGAACTAAATTTATTTTCACGCTAGCGAATATTCGATTATATTTAATCGTAGCTTTGTTATTTCCCTGCCTATTACCATGAGTATTAACACCGTGCCTTCTACACCTACAATTCAGTACTCCATCAATGTCATCCAAGACGAAGCGCGTCACCTAGTGGAAAGAGGAATCATTAGCCGTCAGCAGCCTATCTACGTCCTTTGCCAGTACATTCCCGCACGGGAGTGGGTTTGTGTAGAGTGTGAGCTAGAACGTTGCGACTTCTTGCTCAGAGACCGCATTGCCGATTTGATCGGCTCTGAAGAATGGGATAATGATTAATATTTTTTATGGGAAGGAGAACAAAACCTAATGACTAGGAAAATTTTCCTAGTCCTTGGCAAACTTTGGGACACCTAAGCGTAATCAAAAAGACTTTTAGGACGATCGAATTTGCCGAAATTTATGGGAAAAGCTTGAAACGAATTTTCTATCCTCTTAAGCTGTAAAAATTCAGTGCGCCCTAAAGGGCGTTGCTTATTTTAGAAGGCTTGAGAAGATCAGTGATCATAGTGCCAGTGATCATAGTGCCAAGGCTGCCCCCATCTATAGAAGGTGTTCTCGATGGACTCCTCGGTGAAAGGTAACAGATGTAACGGATCGACTGACTCGGTGCCTCATCCTCAACTCATCCGCTACCTCGACGATCTGGCCTCCTAAACCCATTGCATCTAATCCGCGAAAATCAAATAGTTCTGATCAGGGTGGGAGGTATTGAACTTGCTGTTAACTGCCTTAAGTCACCTAGCGCCAAACCCTATAGGTTATGGCGCAGTATTTTTGCTCAAGCCTAACCAATGGAGGGTCAGTCTAACTATCTGAGTCCGAGTTCCGTAATTTCTCTAACTCAGTACGAATGGCAGCAATTTGTGCCGTCAATTCTTCTAATTCCAACTGTGCATTGGGTGAGGCAGCGGTTGTTGGTGGTGTAACAGAAATATCAATTGGTGTTTCCGTTGCAGAGGAACGCCCTGGAGTACTTTGTTGCCTCCACATCTGCTCAATAAAACTTCGGGCTTCTTGCTCAGTGATGGCTCCTTTCTCAGCCCACTCAGTGACCCGTTGGCTGAACTCTAACCTCAGTTGAGACAAGCTTTCCTCACGCTTTTGAGAGTCGCCGAGCGTTTCGACGAGGGATGTCGTTGCTCCCAAGGAGACACGCAATCCAGTTTGTAGCAAATCTAGGAGATTGTTGGAGTTCATCTAAGTACCCAGTCCGGTTGAACGAATGACTTCGTTTATAATCTATCGTTTTTGGCAAATGGCTAAGAAGATAAGGCCGTTCGCTCTTTCTAGGACTTATGCCTATTGACCTGTTGGACTCTATGGCTTGCCGTTAGCTAGACTTTTTGTGTATGTTCTCAAGTCTTCAGCCCACTTGCTCCAGGTATTGATTAACATCATCGATCACGCGAGTCAACTCCGCTTCTGTCGTTAGACGGATGCGCTCGTCACGGAGTGTAACGAGGACTTTAGCTGCAAAGGGACTCGGCCAGATATTAGGATTGCAGAAAATTTCCAGAAAGACATCCCCGGAATATCGGTATTCCATGGGTTTTTGAGGCGTGGGTTTGCCACCGCCACCGGTTGCCTGGGTCGCGGCTTTCAGGCTTTGCATCAATTGGGCGATCGCTTGCTGTAACTCTTTAGCCGCATCAGCCGTGAAGGCGAACGACACAGAACCTTCGACAAGATTAAGTTTTAGCGGAGTGGGAGGCATACGTAATAAATCTTAATATGAGAGTTTTAATGCAAGAAGTTGTAATTGAGTCCCTGGAAAAATTTACCAGACAATGGGTTCATCGGTGCATTTTTATTAAAAATACTCTCAACAATCCCACCCATTTGCAGATGTTAATAGAACCATCAGCCCCCAAACGAAGGAAGTCTCAGGCATTTTACAGACTAAACTAAAGGCTATAAATGTTAATTCAATGGGGTGGCATCTGTGGTGCAAGATAACCGCTCTGAAGTTCGTAAGGTTTTACTGATTACCCTACTGCTCAATCTATTCGTGATGGGATTAAAAGCGGTTGTGGGATTTTGGACAGGGTCTCTAAGCCTGCAAGCAGATGCTCTCCATAGTGTGACCGATAGTGCGAACAATGTTTTAGGTTTAATGGCCAGTCGATTTTCTTCCCCTTTACCCGATCGCACTCATCCCTATGGACACCAGAAATTTGAAGCGGTGGGTGCGCTGGGAATTGCGGCCTTTTTAGGTATCGCCTGCTTTGAAATTCTTCAAGGAGCAATCGAGCGGATTTTTCAGGGTCTTACTCCTGTCAATATTTCTGCCCCAGAACTGTGGTTGCTGTTAATTGTATTAGGGGTAAATATTTTTGTAACCTACTATGAGCGAGGTGTGGGTCAGCGAGTGGGTAGCCCAATTTTGATCGCTGATGCTCAACACACCATGAGCGATGTTTGGGTGACCATTACCGTCCTGCTTGGATTAATTGGGGTTTGGCAGGCACGAGTGTTACATTTACCCCAACTTCAGTGGCTCGATGTACTTTTCGCTTTCCCGGTTGCTCTGTTAGTGTTTTGGAGTGGCTGGAAGGTAATAAAAGAAAATTTGCCCTGGTTAGTGGATGAAATGGCGATCGCACCCGAAGCCATTCGGGATATTACCCTGCAAGTTCCCGGCGTGATCAACTGCCATGATATTGCTTCTCGCGGTCTGTTGGGGCGTCAAGTCTTCATTGAAATGCACCTAATTGTCCAAGCGAAAGAGGTGGAAACCGCTCACAAAATTACCGAAGAAGTTGAATCGCGACTAGAAGAACGCTTTAGTCCTGTTCGAGTTTTGATTCATGTTGAGCCACCTGATTACCAGTCCAATCAAGTTAGCTTTGAGTCAGAAATTCAATCAGTAGACCCCTAGTTTTCCACAGATCGGGGTACTTTTCCACAGAAAATGACGAGTTTTCCACAAAGATAAAGAGAAGATAATCATTGCCATCGCTATTCTTAACCAATGTCACACCAGATTTTTGCAACTGTTAGCTAACCCATTTGTCTAAAACGAGCTTTGAGATTACTTCCGGCTCGCGGATTTCTCATGCTGAACACTAGCACCGGCTGGCACCGCTAAGCTGTTGAAATAAAGTCCGCCAATGGTGAACATAAACAACAGGTAAGCTACGGATTGAACCAGATAAATTTTTTCCCGATAGCCAATTAAGGCTTTAAGCACGATACCGGGAAACTGATCATCGGGTAAAACACTGCTCATATTCCAAACGATCGGGCCTAAAATGCAGGAATGGTCTTTCGCAAACCGTTCGTAGTAGAAGCATAAATCGGCTGATTTCCGATCCATCTGGGCTAATGTCTTGATGGATTCATCAAAATGTGATAAAGAAGAGACGACTAAACCAGCAACAATTAGGAGTAACAAAACCCCCATGACCTGAAAGAAGAGGCGGATGTTAATTTTGATGCCCCACTTAAACAGCAATACACCAATTCCGGCAGCTACTGCGATTCCAGCAATCGCTCCTAGGGCAGGTATCAACCCTTGTTGAAATTTAGCAACGATAAACAGAACCGTCTCAAACCCTTCTC of the Allocoleopsis franciscana PCC 7113 genome contains:
- a CDS encoding DUF4327 family protein, which translates into the protein MSINTVPSTPTIQYSINVIQDEARHLVERGIISRQQPIYVLCQYIPAREWVCVECELERCDFLLRDRIADLIGSEEWDND
- a CDS encoding FTR1 family iron permease, encoding MDFTAALPTFVITLREGVEAAIVVGIVLACLKKAKAGHLNPWVYAGVAVGLVASALVGVLFSWGIQALSATYPQYAPVIEPLLEAVFGVIAIAMLSWMLIWMTQQAKYLKSEVEGAVTSAIQQGKGSGWGVFTLILIAVLREGFETVLFIVAKFQQGLIPALGAIAGIAVAAGIGVLLFKWGIKINIRLFFQVMGVLLLLIVAGLVVSSLSHFDESIKTLAQMDRKSADLCFYYERFAKDHSCILGPIVWNMSSVLPDDQFPGIVLKALIGYREKIYLVQSVAYLLFMFTIGGLYFNSLAVPAGASVQHEKSASRK
- a CDS encoding DNA adenine methylase, which encodes MHTIVQPTVVPRPFLKWAGGKSQLIQQYIHYFPKAFKTYYEPFLGGGAVFFHLNPPSAILTDINAELVNVYRCVRDNVEELIVLLEEHQSKHCKEYYYDIRQCKGITHLEKAARLIYLNKTCFNGLYRENSQGQFNVPVGKYKNPKICNPSLLRSACFALQKAQINVNNFEYILDSANSCDDFVYFDPPYYPISPTSNFTAYSRYAFKPDDQIKLKEVFAELAQRGVKVMLSNSDCNFIRELYRDFQIHAISATRLINSKASKRGKISEVLITSY
- a CDS encoding DUF751 family protein, with the protein product MKDFWENVSRYPRFFITISLGIFYFLFERLKPLFERPLTAIALTGVLVAGFFFIAFTLRAMLGLNPI
- the rbfA gene encoding 30S ribosome-binding factor RbfA, producing the protein MPTSRRVSRVASLIQQEVSQMVLHEIKDDRVGAGMVSVTDVDVSGDLQHAKIYVSIYGTDEARAETMAGLKSATGYVRRALGQRIRLRRTPEVIFIEDRGLERGDRMLTLLDQLSEERQSKELEDDIPEAED
- a CDS encoding cation diffusion facilitator family transporter, translating into MVQDNRSEVRKVLLITLLLNLFVMGLKAVVGFWTGSLSLQADALHSVTDSANNVLGLMASRFSSPLPDRTHPYGHQKFEAVGALGIAAFLGIACFEILQGAIERIFQGLTPVNISAPELWLLLIVLGVNIFVTYYERGVGQRVGSPILIADAQHTMSDVWVTITVLLGLIGVWQARVLHLPQLQWLDVLFAFPVALLVFWSGWKVIKENLPWLVDEMAIAPEAIRDITLQVPGVINCHDIASRGLLGRQVFIEMHLIVQAKEVETAHKITEEVESRLEERFSPVRVLIHVEPPDYQSNQVSFESEIQSVDP